A single genomic interval of Corylus avellana chromosome ca10, CavTom2PMs-1.0 harbors:
- the LOC132164489 gene encoding transcription factor Pur-alpha 1 gives MEGNSGGGSAAAGGGGGGGGGGGMIGGGIGNDVELLCKTLQVEHKLFYFDLKENPRGRYLKISEKTSATRSTIIVPFSGISWFLDLFNYYVNSDDQDVFSKELQLDTKVFYFDIGENRRGRFLKVSEASVSRNRSTIIVPAGSSRDEGWAAFRNILAEINEASRLFILPNQPSSEPSERLGLSDDVGAGFISGHSSQPAPSSELNVDRSVELPAQDEISSMGASKVIRADQKRFFFDLGSNNRGHFLRISEVAGSDRSSIILPLSGLKQFHEIVGHFVEITKDRIEGMTGANVRTVDPPQR, from the exons ATGGAGGGGAATTCGGGTGGTGGGAGCGCTGCTGCTGGCGGCggcggcggtggtggtggtggtggtgggatGATAGGAGGAGGGATAGGGAATGACGTGGAGCTGCTGTGTAAAACGCTGCAGGTGGAGCACAAGCTCTTCTACTTCGATCTCAAGGAGAACCCTCGGGGCCGCTATCTCAAGATCTCCGAGAAGACCTCTGCCACCAGGTCCACCATCATCGTCCCCTTCTCCGGCATTTCCTGGTTCTTGGATCTCTTCAATTACTATGTCAATTCCGATGATCAGGACGTCTTCAGCAAGGAATTGCAGCTCGACACCAAG GTGTTTTACTTCGACATTGGCGAAAATCGGAGGGGTCGCTTCTTGAAG GTATCTGAAGCTTCTGTTAGTAGAAATCGCAGTACAATCATTGTTCCGGCAGGAAGCTCCAGGGATGAAGGATGGGCGGCATTTAGAAACATCTTAGCAGAGATAAATGAAGCATCAAGGCTTTTCATATTGCCCAATCAG CCAAGTTCTGAACCTTCGGAACGCCTTGGGCTTTCAGATGATGTAGGCGCTGGCTTCATCTCTGGCCACAGTAGTCAACCTGCCCCAAGTTCTGAATTGAATGTGGACAGGTCTGTTGAATTGCCAGCACAGGATGAAATTAGTAGCATGGGGGCTTCAAAAGTAATTAGAGCTGATCAGAAAAGATTCTTCTTTGATCTTGGAAGCAATAACAGAGGCCATTTCCTAAGGATATCTGAG GTTGCAGGTTCTGATAGGTCCTCCATCATTCTCCCCCTGTCAGGTTTGAAGCAGTTCCATGAAATTGTGGGTCACTTTGTGGAGATTACCAAAGACCGAATTGAAGGAATGACCGGAGCAAATGTTCGGACAGTGGATCCCCCTCAAAGATGA
- the LOC132164533 gene encoding pentatricopeptide repeat-containing protein At5g56310: protein MLCSRLPRSPSSSLGIGIGGLIFLSKYRCKRLISTTAAPDLVCLLKRCSDLNHIFQTHGYMVLRGLDQDNLLLSRFISATSSLGFSDYAYSVFTHKTQPDIYLYNTMIKALSQSHTHSAKEAIFLYNRIRFAGLRPDTYSFPFVLKAVVRLSAVKFGTVIHSQTIATGLDSHVNVVIALTQMYSSCGCVPDARRLFDGVRFRDVALWNAMVAGYAKLGDLDTARELFDRMPERDVISWTAVIAGYAQMSLPDEAISLFRRMQLEDVEPDEIAMLAVLSACAQLGALELGEWIHNYIEKHGLYKIIPLNNALIDMYAKSGNITKALDVFQSMKHTSVVTWTTIIAGLALHGLGTEALDMFSRMERARVKPNEITFIAILSACSHAGLVEVGRWYFNDMRSRYGVEPQIEHYGCMIDLLGRAGYLQEARELVRQMPFEPNAAIWGSLLAASNIHGAADLGEHALRHLLNLEPHNSGNYALLSNIYAALGRWNDSGMVRKVMRDTDVKKMPGGSFIEVNNRVHEFIAGDKSHPQFDRLYEVLCTINGHSKMVGHVQKSWEPFSYCKMYYVTF, encoded by the exons ATGCTCTGCTCCCGCCTCCCAAGATCACCCTCCTCCTCCTTAGGAATAGGAATAGGAGGATTAATATTCTTATCCAAATACAGATGCAAGCGGTTGATATCTACGACAGCAGCTCCAGACCTGGTTTGTTTGCTAAAGCGGTGCTCTGACCTCAACCACATATTCCAAACCCACGGCTACATGGTTCTCAGAGGCCTTGACCAGGACAACCTCCTCCTCAGCCGATTCATTTCCGCCACATCCTCTTTGGGCTTCTCCGATTACGCTTATTCAGTCTTCACCCACAAAACACAACCTGACATATATCTCTATAACACCATGATCAAGGCTCTCTCTCAGAGTCACACTCACTCTGCTAAAGAGGCCATCTTTCTCTATAACAGAATTCGATTCGCCGGCTTACGACCCGACACTTACTCTTTCCCTTTTGTACTCAAGGCCGTTGTTCGACTATCCGCGGTTAAATTCGGAACTGTTATTCACTCTCAAACTATAGCCACTGGGTTGGACTCCCATGTTAATGTGGTCATCGCTCTGACTCAAATGTATTCCTCCTGTGGATGTGTTCCCGACGCCCGTAGACTGTTCGACGGGGTGAGATTTAGAGATGTCGCCCTGTGGAATGCAATGGTTGCAGGTTATGCCAAGCTTGGTGATCTAGACACTGCGCGGGAGTTGTTCGACCGCATGCCTGAAAGGGATGTGATTTCTTGGACTGCCGTCATTGCTGGGTATGCTCAGATGTCCCTGCCTGACGAAGCCATCTCGCTCTTCCGCAGAATGCAACTTGAGGATGTGGAGCCTGATGAAATCGCAATGTTGGCTGTACTCTCTGCATGTGCCCAGTTGGGGGCCCTCGAGCTAGGGGAATGGATTCATAACTACATAGAAAAACACGGGTTATACAAGATTATTCCTCTTAACAATGCACTCATTGACATGTACGCAAAATCGGGCAACATTACGAAAGCACTAGATGTTTTTCAAAGTATGAAGCATACAAGTGTCGTAACTTGGACAACGATTATTGCTGGACTGGCTCTGCATGGACTTGGAACAGAAGCTCTTGATATGTTTTCTCGCATGGAAAGGGCTAGAGTTAAGCCAAATGAAATCACTTTCATCGCCATCCTTTCTGCTTGCAGCCATGCTGGATTGGTCGAAGTGGGGCGCTGGTATTTCAACGACATGAGATCAAGGTATGGCGTTGAACCACAAATTGAACACTATGGCTGCATGATCGATTTACTAGGTCGAGCCGGTTACCTCCAAGAGGCGCGAGAACTAGTTAGGCAGATGCCATTTGAACCAAATGCTGCTATATGGGGCTCTCTTCTTGCTGCCTCTAACATTCACGGTGCTGCCGATCTTGGAGAGCATGCTTTGCGGCATCTATTAAATTTGGAGCCGCATAACAGTGGAAACTATGCACTTTTATCTAACATATATGCTGCTCTTGGTCGGTGGAATGACTCTGGGATGGTAAGGAAGGTGATGAGAGACACGGATGTAAAGAAGATGCCAGGTGGGAGTTTCATTGAAGTGAACAATAGGGTTCATGAATTCATTGCAGGAGATAAATCACATCCGCAGTTCGATAGGTTATATGAAGTTCTATGTACGATAAATGGACATTCGAAGATGGTTGGGCATGTGCAAAAAAG TTGGGAGCCATTTTCATATTGTAAGATGTACTACGTGACGTTCTAG
- the LOC132164532 gene encoding kinesin-like protein KIN-14T, giving the protein MEPRKPVQNLTETINSLLGRKAHFTSSWVKSVCDIIRSQRSKGPSIELKSANPKTSDSFGNKDDDLGGAISKIEDELAALTASISQLNIQRRQVLNDFLDLKGNIRVFCRIRPIMVGESFGHFRPVVAFDSSNVLLRLSDNKSKSYSFDNVFQPGSSQDEVFSEVEPVIKSALDGYNACIFAYGQTGTGKTFTMEGTPDFPGVVPRAIEALFKQAVDSNHTFLFTFSMLEIYMGNLKDLLIPQPRKAMDPMPPCLSIQTDPKGGIEIDNLVAIQVSDFNQALRLYRLGCQSRSTASTNSNMNSSRSHSLIRLSITCFNAPERERETNKVWFVDLGGSERVLKTKAWGRRFEEGKAINLALSALGDVINALQRKRFHVPYRNSKLTQVLKDSLGEGSKTLMLVHVSPKEEDLCETICSLNFATRARSIDLGTVDSTEKRNEREDAMINLQQKMKMVEEERRNVKRNIERLNEKLETLSRTGPNSNQQLDATHLSIGMPQPNLEILCNKTGDVPIGIMSQLPRFMRPTICSRRKSGVDYQNLEEKHIFPARRRRPVSHRAESVTFPVKGNSDYSSECSISRSSCVLGLNMKGSADIETEYSQDTSECDIKAVTFPEQETSPRGSIYQNAQLSHSEEYGNRLKNKCSPTNFMKVDKWLHLHKNEPSIGSYSYRSKRVLAIPTSEKKYGLNVQKQEHKLRDGKVHNCNFKKKEIFYPEKLEKQVDVEGIRRSILEEVIDKPQTLMEDCLSKDSRSGSKCVLHVIDGDLMIQKRDLVHCPLTVDNERGTSFSPNICGSTFYPDYDDNGVNLMSMIQAVKGETRCPDSFLPKNIGCCHVLPSDLDYSVVNPKEDSNVSLSSSAVEPDCQQVPAVIGVENSKKEDFDTSSRSSMKGTIPCPQKLRSQIAQLMVNPSPEELTTPCDKSQEYEQNAGILHLLRQKIQIVYFSALLGLGFQKLGYEHDFFYGLML; this is encoded by the exons ATGGAGCCAAGAAAACCTGTTCAGAACCTTACAGAAACAATTAATTCCCTACTAGGACGGAAGGCACATTTTACTTCCAGCTGGGTCAAATCAGTTTGTGATATAATAAGAAGCCAACGATCTAAAGGACCATCCATTGAATTGAAGTCAGCAAACCCTAAGACAAGTGATTCTTTTGGAAACAAAGACGATGATTTGGGTGGTGCAATCTCAAAGATTGAAG ATGAACTGGCTGCCTTAACAGCCAGCATAAGTCAACTGAATATTCAGAGAAGGCAGGTCCTAAATGATTTTCTGGACTTGAAAG GAAACATTCGTGTATTTTGTCGTATAAGGCCCATCATGGTGGGGGAGAGTTTTGGCCATTTTAGACCTGTTGTAGCTTTCGATTCAAGTAATGTTCTTCTAAGGCTTTCAGATAATAAGAGCAAAAGTTACAGTTTTGACAACGTTTTCCAACCAGGTTCATCACAAG ATGAAGTCTTCTCTGAAGTTGAACCAGTCATTAAATCGGCACTAGATGGCTACAATGCATGCATTTTTGCATATGGGCAGACAGGCACAGGGAAGACTTTCACCATG GAAGGCACTCCAGATTTTCCAGGGGTGGTGCCCCGTGCAATTGAAGCACTCTTTAAGCAAGCGGTGGATAGTAACCATACATTTTTGTTCACTTTCAGTATGCTTGAGATTTACATGGGAAATCTCAAAGACTTGCTCATCCCTCAACCAAGAAAAGCAATGGATCCTATGCCCCCATG TCTTTCTATCCAAACAGATCCTAAGGGAGGGATTGAAATAGACAACCTTGTGGCCATCCAAGTGAGTGACTTCAACCAAGCGTTGAGACTGTATAGACTAGGATGCCAGTCCAGATCAACTGCTTCAACAAATTCTAACATGAATTCTAGCAGATCACACAG CCTGATTCGCCTATCGATCACATGTTTCAATGCCCCTGAGAGGGAAAGGGAAACAAATAAAGTTTGGTTTGTTGACCTTGGTGGAAGTGAGCGTGTACTAAAGACGAAGGCATGGGGGAGAAGATTTGAAGAAGGAAAAGCCATTAATTTAGCACTTTCTGCTCTTGGAGATGTAATCAATGCCCTTCAAAGAAAAAGGTTTCATGTACCTTATAG GAATAGCAAGCTGACGCAAGTTCTTAAAGATTCCCTCG GAGAGGGTTCAAAAACGCTGATGCTTGTCCATGTTAGTCCCAAAGAAGAAGATCTGTGTGAGACAATATGTTCTTTAAATTTTGCAACAAGGGCTAGAAGTATTGATCTGGGGACTGTAGATTCAACT GAAAAAAGGAACGAGAGGGAAGATGCAATGATAAATCTGCAGCAAAAGATGAAAATGGTCGAGGAAGAGCGTCGAAATGTTAAGAGAAACATTGAAAGGTTAAACGAGAAATTAGAAACACTATCGAGGACAGGACCAAATTCCAATCAGCAGCTGGATGCTACCCATTTATCTATTGGAATGCCCCAACCTAATCTGGAAATTTTATGTAACAAGACTGGAGATGTCCCCATAGGTATCATGTCACAGTTACCAAGATTTATGAGGCCAACTATATGCAGCAGAAGAAAATCTGGAGTAGATTACCAAAATTTGGAAGAGAAACACATATTCCCTGCAAGAAGGAGAAGGCCAGTGTCTCATCGTGCTGAGTCTGTGACCTTCCCTGTAAAGGGTAATTCAGACTACAGCTCAGAGTGCAGTATATCCAGAAGTAGCTGTGTGTTGGGTTTGAACATGAAAGGTAGTGCAGATATTGAAACAGAATACAGCCAAGACACATCTGAATGTGATATTAAAGCGGTTACATTCCCAGAACAGGAAACATCACCAAGGGGTTCAATCTATCAAAATGCTCAACTTAGTCATAGTGAGGAATATGGAAATAGACTGAAAAATAAATGTAGCCCCACAAATTTTATGAAGGTTGACAAGTGGCTTCATCTACATAAGAATGAACCTTCTATCGGTAGTTATTCTTATAGGAGTAAAAGGGTTCTAGCTATTCCTACTTCTGAGAAGAAATATGGGTTGAATGTGCAGAAGCAAGAACACAAGCTTAGAGATGGGAAAGTGCATAATTGtaactttaaaaagaaagagatctTTTACCCTGAAAAATTGGAGAAACAAGTTGATGTTGAGGGAATTAGACGATCCATACTAGAAGAGGTGATTGATAAACCTCAAACACTTATGGAGGACTGTCTCAGTAAGGACTCAAGATCTGGTTCCAAGTGTGTATTGCATGTGATTGATGGTGACTTAATGATACAAAAAAGAGATTTGGTACATTGCCCATTAACAGTGGACAATGAGCGTGGCACTTCTTTTTCACCCAATATTTGTGGCAGTACTTTCTATCCAGATTATGATGATAATGGTGTCAATTTAATGTCTATGATTCAGGCGGTAAAAGGTGAAACAAGATGCCCCGATAGTTTCTTGCCAAAGAACATTGGTTGTTGCCACGTGTTGCCATCTGATTTAGACTATAGTGTTGTCAACCCAAAAGAAGATTCTAACGTCTCATTGTCCTCATCAGCTGTGGAACCAGATTGTCAACAAGTGCCTGCAGTAATAGGTGTGGAAAATAGTAAAAAGGAAGACTTTGACACCTCATCTAGAAGTTCAATGAAAGGGACAATACCTTGCCCACAAAAATTGAGATCACAAATAGCTCAATTGATGGTCAATCCAAGTCCAGAGGAACTAACCACACCTTGTGATAAATCACAGGAATATGAACAGAACGCAG GGATATTGCACCTCCTTAGACAGAAAATTCAGATTGTATACTTCAGTGCACTTCTAGGATTGGGATTTCAGAAGTTGGGTTATGAGCATGACTTCTTCTATGGTTTAATGCTTTAA
- the LOC132163567 gene encoding uncharacterized protein LOC132163567, which yields MKTKTASSTMVSALILVLLVFVGEVPGGLALPSTTAPAFLWSPHLDDEFSSNLVKDVVNYQTISPKELVRSVLTEGGWSNLLCSGKKLQHPVDLALVFVGKELQSSDISASKHADPALVDLLKVSFTRSNFSMAFPYVAASEEETMENLLVSGFTETCGHGLGISDVAFMDSCSVEGEKFEKLADLRSVHDYLVSRIVKRQKGQANLVVFCHGGSHTSKEHDKPQYESEIFSELINSVEQSGAKYAALYVSDPFRSIQYPYQELGRFLAEGASGNGSVNSTFCDEVCQIKSSLLEGLLVGIVLLIILISGLCCMMGIDTPTRFETPQDT from the exons ATGAAGACGAAGACGGCTTCTTCGACTATGGTGTCGGCCTTGATTTTAGTTCTGCTTGTGTTTGTGGGCGAGGTTCCGGGTGGGCTGGCCTTGCCTTCCACCACCGCGCCCGCTTTTCTCTGGTCACCTCACCTCGATGATGA GTTCTCAAGTAACTTAGTTAAAGATGTTGTAAATTATCAGACCATCTCTCCAAAGGAGCTAGTAAGGTCTGTTCTGACTGAAGGTGGCTGGTCAAACTTACTG TGCTCGGGGAAGAAACTTCAGCACCCTGTGGATCTAGCACTGGTCTTTGTTGGTAAAGag TTGCAATCTTCTGATATTTCAGCTAGCAAACATGCAGACCCAGCTCTTGTAGACTTGCTCAAGG TCTCTTTCACAAGATCTAATTTTTCCATGGCATTCCCATACGTTGCTGCATCAGAGGAGGAGACAATGGAAAATTTGTTGGTTTCAGGGTTTACAGAAACGTGTGGGCATGGTTTAGGAATCAGTGATGTTGCTTTCATGGATTCATGTTCTGTAGAGGGTGAAAAGTTTGAAAAACTTGCAGATCTGCGCTCAGTACAT GATTATCTGGTTTCAAGGATTGTAAAAAGGCAAAAGGGGCAAGCAAATTTGGTTGTGTTCTGCCATGGAGGGTCTCATACCTCGAAAGAACATGACAAACCACAATATGAAA GTGAGATCTTCTCTGAGCTGATCAATTCTGTGGAGCAATCGGGGGCAAAATATGCAGCTCTCTATGTTTCAGATCCCTTCAGGTCGATTCAGTATCCTTATCAGGAACTGGGAAGGTTTCTTGCTGAAGGTGCCTCAGGAAATGGATCAGTCAATTCTACATTCTGTGATGAAGTTTGCCAGATTAAATCGTCACTTTTGGAGGGACTTCTAGTT GGCATTGTTTTGCTTATAATCTTAATATCAGGTCTTTGCTGTATGATGGGCATTGACACTCCAACAAGATTTGAGACGCCCCAGGATACTTGA
- the LOC132164457 gene encoding uncharacterized protein LOC132164457: MKDLSLFLLKNSLGAKMKKGIRNFCNGDDSTSTLNQHNKANHGEYSSSNKSPAASSPYNIMHINNPNSGESPTLEEMILQLELEEEIARKAKLLNDQYCSRVHGGRMSCVNNSDILRSARNALNQYPRFSLDGKDAMYRSSFRNMNGIEKTGGRKSVCCDHGLRGRFSAGNDHDHDHFDSSLINNKTWSLAGESSVVWCKPGVVAKLMGLEAMPVPPLISTSRDGKEKLSSISIIKRQNLRRRAERHEIERRLAMDQIHSNGTCDGGTKRPGRNRMASCSRTTTGYCVMKPVQVEPAASVAAVWPARRFL, translated from the coding sequence ATGAAGGACCTGTCCTTGTTTCTCCTCAAGAATTCTCTGGGAGCGAAGATGAAGAAGGGTATCAGAAATTTTTGCAACGGCGATGACTCAACCTCAACCCTCAATCAGCACAATAAAGCCAACCATGGCGAGTACTCCTCCTCCAACAAGTCCCCTGCAGCTAGCTCCCCTTACAATATTATGCACATTAATAATCCGAATTCAGGAGAAAGCCCAACGCTGGAGGAGATGATATTGCAGTTGGAATTAGAAGAGGAGATTGCCAGAAAAGCAAAGCTGCTTAATGATCAGTACTGCAGCCGAGTACATGGGGGCAGGATGTCATGTGTGAACAACTCTGACATCTTGAGGTCTGCTAGGAATGCATTGAACCAGTACCCTCGCTTTTCTCTAGATGGAAAGGATGCCATGTACCGGTCTTCGTTCAGAAACATGAATGGTATTGAAAAGACAGGTGGCAGAAAATCAGTCTGCTGTGACCATGGATTAAGAGGGAGATTCTCGGCGGGAaatgatcatgatcatgatcattTCGATTCCAGCTTAATTAATAATAAGACTTGGTCTTTAGCGGGAGAGAGTAGTGTGGTATGGTGCAAACCTGGAGTGGTTGCTAAGTTGATGGGTCTGGAGGCCATGCCAGTGCCGCCGTTGATCAGTACTAGCAGAGATGGCAAAGAAAAGTTGAGCTCTATCTCTATCATAAAGAGGCAGAATCTCAGGAGGAGAGCCGAAAGACATGAAATAGAGAGAAGACTTGCCATGGATCAGATTCATAGTAACGGTACTTGTGATGGCGGAACCAAGAGGCCGGGAAGGAATAGGATGGCTTCCTGTTCAAGGACTACTACTGGATACTGCGTTATGAAGCCGGTTCAAGTGGAACCTGCAGCGAGTGTTGCAGCAGTTTGGCCAGCGAGGCGCTTTCTCTAG